A stretch of Patagioenas fasciata isolate bPatFas1 chromosome 4, bPatFas1.hap1, whole genome shotgun sequence DNA encodes these proteins:
- the WDR1 gene encoding WD repeat-containing protein 1 — MPYEIKKVFASLPQVERGVSKIIGGDPKGNNFLYTNGKCVVIRNIDNPAIADIYTEHAHQVVVAKYAPSGFYIASGDVSGKLRIWDTTQKEHLLKYEYQPFAGKIKDLAWTEDSKRIAVVGEGREKFGAVFLWDSGSSVGEITGHNKVINSVDIKQTRPYRLATGSDDNCAAFFEGPPFKFKFTMSDHTRFVNCVRFSPDGNRLATASADGQIFVYDGKTGEKVCALGGGKAHDGGIYAISWSPDSSQLLSASGDKTAKIWDVGANSVVSTFNMGSNVLDQQLGCLWQKDRLLTLSLSGYINYLDKNNPNKPLRVIKGHSKSIQCLTVHKNGGKSYIYSGSNDGHINYWDSETGENDGFSGKGHTNQVSRMAVDEMDQLVTCSMDDTVRYTNLSKRDYSGQDAVKMDVQPKCLAVGPGGYTVVLCIGQIVLMKDKKKCFAIDDLGYEPEAVAIHPGGGTAAVGGTDGNVRLYSIQGTSLKNDEKSLEAKGPVTDLAYSHDGAFLAVCDANKVVTVFSVTDGYAEHNVFYGHHAKVVCIAWSPDNEHFASGGMDMMVYVWTVSDPETRVKIPDAHRLHHVSGLAWLDEHTLVTTSHDASVKEWSISYN, encoded by the exons ATGCCGTACGAGATCA AAAAAGTGTTCGCCAGCCTCCCGCAGGTTGAACGAGGCGTTTCCAAAATTATCGGAGGTGATCCTAAGGGCAACAATTTTCTTTATACCAACGGAAAATGTGTCGTCATCAGAAACATTGAT AATCCTGCAATAGCTGACATCTACACTGAGCATGCCCATCAGGTTGTAGTTGCCAAGTACGCTCCCAGTGGATTCTACATAGCATCTGGAG ATGTCTCTGGAAAGCTGAGAATCTGGGATACTACACAGAAGGAGCACCTACTGAAGTATGAGTATCAGCCGTTTGCTGGAAAAATAAAGGACCTTGCCTGGACTGAAGACAGCAAGAGAATTGCTGTGgttggagaaggaagggaaaa ATTCGGAGCAGTATTCTTGTGGGACAGTGGTTCTTCTGTTGGCGAGATTACTGGGCACAACAAAGTGATCAACAGTGTGGACATTAAACAAACAAGACCATATCGTCTGGCAACTGGCAGTGATGACAACTGTGCTGCTTTCTTTGAGGGACCACCATTCAAGTTCAAGTTTACCATGAGT gaCCATACACGATTTGTGAACTGTGTGAGGTTTTCTCCTGATGGGAACAGGCTTGCTACAGCTAGTGCAGATGGCCAG ATTTTTGTCTATGATGGGAAGACTGGAGAGAAAGTGTGTGCTCTTGGTGGAGGCAAAGCTCATGATGGAGGTATTTATGCT ATTAGTTGGAGCCCTGACAGTAGTCAGTTGCTTTCTGCTTCTGGAGATAAAACTGCTAAAATCTGGGATGTTGGTGCTAATTCTGTTGTCAGTACTTTTAACATGGGATCAAATGTATTGGATCAGCAGCTGGGTTGTTTGTGGCAGAAGGACCGCTTACTGACTCTCTCCCTGTCTGGCTACATCAATTATTTGGACAAGAACAATCCAAATAAGCCTTTACGTGTCATAAAG GGTCATAGTAAATCAATTCAGTGTCTTACAGTGCATAAAAATGGTGGAAAGTCCTATATTTACTCTGGAAGTAATGATGGTCATATTAAT TATTGGGATTCTGAAACCGGAGAGAATGATGGCTTTTCTGGGAAAGGCCATACAAACCAGGTTTCTAGAATGGCAGTGGATGAAATGGATCAGCTGGTCACCTGCAGCATGGATGATACTGTGCGCTATACCAACCTTAGCAAGAGGGACTACAG tggccaggATGCTGTGAAAATGGATGTTCAACCAAAATGTTTAGCTGTGGGTCCTGGTGGTTATACTGTAGTTCTATGCATTGGACAA ATTGTCTTGATGAAagataagaaaaaatgttttgcaatTGATGACCTTGGCTATGAGCCAGAAGCTGTAGCTATTCACCCTGGAGGAGGTACAGCAGCAGTGGGAGGAACG GATGGGAATGTCCGTTTGTATTCAATCCAAGGAACCTCTTTGAAAAATGATGAGAAGTCTTTGGAAGCTAAAGGTCCTGTTACTGACCTGGCGTATTCTCACGATGGTGCCTTTCTTGCAGTCTGTGATGCAAACAAAGTTGTCACTGTCTTCAGTGTCACTGATGGCTATGCG GAACATAACGTCTTTTATGGACACCATGCAAAAGTTGTTTGTATTGCCTGGTCACCAGACAATGAACACTTTGCTTCTGGAGGCATGGACATGATGGTATATGTTTGGACTGTAAGTGATCCAGAGACCAGAGTCAAGATACCAG ATGCTCACAGGCTACATCATGTAAGCGGCTTGGCATGGCTGGATGAACATACTCTGGTAACAACATCCCATGATGCTTCTGTCAAAGAGTGGTCTATCTCCTACAACTGA